Proteins encoded by one window of Streptacidiphilus sp. PB12-B1b:
- a CDS encoding DUF4157 domain-containing protein, with product MQGSAGNAAVVQLLRQSGHPWAAEPHQHGAGCGHQEQAPVQRSAVHDVLRGGGQPLDDTTRTDMESRLGADFSDVRLHTGGAARASAAEIGARAYTSGSHVVIGDGGADKHTLAHELTHVIQQRQGAVAGTDNGGGLKISDPGDRFERAAEANATRVMAGPAPVQRAALRTAAAPHSAGELPVQRAKTPKARKRASTAGPLDRQVTAALISNDAARAVVSQLVSNHGWKMIGGARDLTLHKPQAADRELSAEEVRQPKTREVYGKSNNVIAARSYADERHKQAIRWISTIALQYLGAGEEVQGCFHQGAFYISSNKNNTNEELRALATSERTVGPFVQKMLEELPDSSRHARNVRHESKARERIVKEDKEFEFDFSAFRSAAVHVPAAVEAERDGFHAERRIDEHLRKQRGTGDSAPVVTPETTAGTKRPCVACYISLYSTTGARPGPYWSSAAANTDIPNFDKEPGKAAALATTINAAVTSAGGTYINACSTHRKAWDVDTDSDSDDPSSEASGPLANALEGMDVGAVDTGMMHIDG from the coding sequence GCTCGGCCGTGCACGACGTGCTGCGCGGCGGCGGGCAGCCGCTGGACGACACCACCCGTACCGACATGGAGTCCCGCCTGGGCGCGGACTTCTCGGACGTCCGCCTGCACACCGGCGGCGCCGCCCGCGCCTCGGCCGCCGAGATCGGGGCCCGCGCCTACACCTCCGGCAGCCACGTCGTCATCGGCGACGGCGGAGCCGACAAGCACACCCTCGCGCACGAGTTGACCCACGTCATCCAGCAGCGCCAAGGGGCGGTGGCGGGCACCGACAACGGCGGGGGACTGAAGATCTCCGACCCCGGCGACCGCTTCGAGCGCGCCGCGGAGGCCAACGCGACCCGCGTGATGGCCGGTCCGGCCCCGGTCCAGAGAGCCGCGCTGCGTACGGCCGCTGCCCCGCACTCCGCCGGTGAGCTGCCGGTCCAGCGGGCCAAGACCCCCAAGGCCCGCAAGCGGGCATCGACCGCGGGCCCGCTGGACCGGCAGGTCACGGCCGCCCTGATCTCCAACGACGCAGCCCGCGCCGTCGTGTCACAGCTGGTTTCGAACCACGGCTGGAAGATGATCGGCGGCGCACGGGACCTGACGCTCCACAAGCCGCAGGCAGCCGACCGGGAGCTGTCCGCCGAGGAGGTCAGGCAGCCGAAGACCAGGGAGGTCTACGGGAAGAGCAACAACGTCATCGCGGCCAGGTCCTACGCCGACGAGCGCCACAAGCAGGCCATCCGCTGGATCTCCACCATCGCTCTGCAGTACCTGGGCGCAGGTGAGGAGGTACAGGGCTGCTTCCACCAGGGGGCGTTCTACATTTCGTCGAACAAGAACAACACCAACGAAGAACTCAGGGCCCTGGCCACGAGCGAGCGCACCGTCGGCCCCTTCGTGCAGAAGATGCTGGAGGAACTGCCGGACAGCAGTCGGCACGCCCGCAACGTCCGGCACGAGAGCAAGGCGCGCGAGCGCATCGTCAAAGAGGACAAGGAGTTCGAATTCGACTTCTCCGCCTTCCGGTCCGCCGCAGTCCACGTTCCGGCGGCGGTCGAGGCCGAGCGCGACGGCTTCCACGCGGAGCGCCGGATCGACGAACACCTGAGGAAGCAGCGGGGCACGGGCGACTCCGCGCCCGTCGTCACGCCGGAGACGACGGCGGGAACCAAGCGCCCCTGCGTGGCCTGCTACATCAGTCTCTACAGCACCACGGGCGCGCGTCCGGGCCCCTACTGGAGCAGCGCGGCCGCGAACACGGACATCCCCAACTTCGACAAGGAGCCGGGGAAGGCCGCCGCGCTGGCCACGACCATCAACGCCGCGGTGACGTCGGCAGGCGGAACGTACATCAACGCCTGCAGCACCCACCGCAAGGCGTGGGACGTGGACACCGACTCCGACTCGGACGACCCCTCCAGCGAAGCCTCCGGCCCCCTGGCCAACGCGCTGGAAGGCATGGACGTGGGCGCGGTGGACACCGGCATGATGCACATCGACGGCTGA